CCCGAAGATCGCGTTCGCCTCGGCACGGAGCAGCTCCACCGACTTGCTGCCTGGGGTGACCACGCCATTGCCGAGATCGATGGAGTGGAACCAGTAGTAGGCTGTCGCTCGCTCGAGGAGCTCCCGGGCGGCTCCTTCCAGTGGCGGCTCGTGGCGCGGCGGCGGAGCGGACACGACGAGGTGGGGCACCGCCGTCGGCCATCCGAGAAGCCGCTTCACGTGAGACTTCAAGTGTGCCATTGTTTGGCTCTCCCGATGCTCGAAGATACTACGTGAGGGCGCCAGAGATGCCAGAAACTCCGCCGCACCGCACGGCCTCATGAGGATTGCGATCGACGGGCATCCGTTGATCCCTCCTCGGGCCGGAATCGGCCAGTATACCTATCACCTCATCAGAGCTCTCGCGCGGCTGGAGCCCGCCCACCAGTACATCGTCATGTACCCGCGACTCACCCGGACCCTGCGCACGCGCGAGGTGCCGGTCTTCGCCGAGAAGTGTGTCCGGGTGGTCAGCGAGGGCCGGCTCCGCTTCCTCGTGTTCCGCGCCAGGCGCAAGCTGCGGCGCAAGCTCGGCCTGACCCCGGCGGTCGAGCGAAGCCTCGGACCGTACGACGTCTACCACGCCACGAACTATGTGTTCACCCATTCGGTGAAGCGGGCGCGACGGGTGGTGACGATCCACGACATGACCCTGATGCTGTTTCCCGAATGGCACCCGCGGGCCCGGGTGAGCAGCATGGCGAGCGAGATCGCGCGCTCCCTGGAGATTGCGGATCATGTCCTCGCGGACTCGGCGTCGACCCGCGATGACATCGTCAAACATTTCAGCATTCGCCCGGAGCGCATCAGCGTCGTGCCCCTCGCGGCCGCCCAGTCATTCAAGCCGCTCCCGGCGACGGAGGTGCAGCAGGTCCTGTCGGACTGGGGCCTGGTGCCGGACGCCTATCTGCTCTTCATGGGCACGATCGAGCCCAGGAAGAATCTCCTGAGGCTCCTGCAGGCTGCCGAGCTGGCCGGAAACCGGGCCGGGCCCCTCGTCCTCGCCGGTGCCGACGGCTGGAGGAGCGACGAAGTCGCGCGCCGCATCCAGAGCCTGCGACGGGCCGGGCGTCTCACGTATCTGGGCTACGTCCCGGACGAGGCCCGGCCGGCGCTGATCAATGGCGCGCGTGGCTTCGTCTATCCCTCCCTGTACGAGGGGTTCGGCCTCCCGGTGCTGGAGGCGATGGCCTGCGGCGTGCCGGTCCTGGCCTCCAACGTGTCGTCCCTGCCCGAGGTCGTCGGGGACGCGGGCCTGATGGTGGACCCGGCGGACGTCGATTCGATCGCCCAGGGCATGGTTCGGCTATGGGAGGACGAGACGCTCCGTCGCGAGCTCTCCGCGCGAGGATTGCGGCGGGCCGCCGGGTTTTCGTGGGAGAAAACCGCGAGGCAGACCTTGAAGGCGTACGATCGCGCCTGACCCTAGCAGAGCAGAATACCCTCCTGTTCCTTACCCTGCTCGGTCGCAAGGGGAATCCCGAGTTCCGGCCTCCGGGCGGCTCGGGCACCATGCATCAGGTGATGGGAAGCGCTTTCTCCCTGGAAGAACGGCTCGTGCCGCGCCGTCTGCCCGGAACCTCGCCTCGTTGCCCTCGTCCAGCTCGACTGAGCGACTGTCTTGCGAGTCAAGCGGGCTGCCATGGGCGACGGTCTCGAAGCATGGCGTTGAGGATCGTGAGGAGCTTGCGCATGGCGGCGGTGAGGGCGACTTTCCCGGGGCGGCCGGCCGCCACGAGGCGCTGGTGAAAGGCCCGGATCGCCGGGTTGTGCTTGATCGCCGTCAGGGTGGCCATGTACAGCACGCGCCGGATGTGGGGCCGGCCGCCCATGATCATCCGGCGCCCGCGGAAGGCTCCGCTGTCACGGGCGATTGGCGCCAGGCCGGCCAGGGCCGCGATGCGGCGGCGGTCGAGCCGCCCCAGTTCCGGCAGATCGGCGATGAGGGTACAGGCGGTGACGGGGCCGATGCCGGGGGACGGAGCGGAGCAGATCGTCCGTTTCGCGCCAGACCGGGGTCGACCGGATCAGGGTCGTGAGGTCCTGATCGAGGCGGCGCAAGGCCTCCTCGAGCCAGGCGATGTGGGCATCGAGGTGCCGCTGCAAGCGGCGATCGCGCAGGAGCCGGCGCCGGTTGTGCTCGGCGCCGAGCATGTCGACGAGCTGGCGGCGGCGGGCGATGCGTTCGCCCAACGCGGCGGCTTGCTCATCGGGGACGGGGCGGGCCGCCGGCCGCACCGCCTCCGCAAAGAGTGCGATGATCCGCGCATCGAGCGTGTCGGTCTTGGCGAGCTGCCCGGTGGCCCGAGCGAAGTCCCGGATCTGGCGCGGGTTGACGACGGCCACGGGCAGCGCGGCACTGGCGAGGGTGGCGGCCACGGGGACCTCGTAGCCGCCCGTGGCTTCGAGGACGAGCACTGCGGGCGCTAACGGCCGCACATGCTCGACGAGCGTGACGAGTCCGGCGTCATCGTAGGGGACGCGAAAGGAGTCGCCGGTGGGACGGACGTGGACGTCGAGATGGTTCTTGGAGACGTCGATTCCCACGAAATGGGAGTGTTCCATGACCCGTCCTTGTGAATGCGGGCTCGGCTGGCCCAAGCGACTGTTCGGGTTCGATGATGGAACAGTGGGCGGGGCGCCACGCTCAGTCACGGTCTTCGGGGACCCAGGCCAGGACGGGCTCCCGCCCACCTTCACCCGGCTCAGCTTAGCGCTGGGCCGCGTCTGAGAGATACAAGGCCTCGCTGTTTCCGCTGCGGCGCAGCCGTATGTAAATCTCCGAGTACTTCTTCCTCTCCCGCCGTCGCCCTGCTAGCATGTCCCGAATGTCGGGACGTCTCCCCGCCGGTGCTCGTGACAAATCGGGCGGTCTTGAGCCTCGCGGCCTCGTCTTGGGTTCCATTCTGGCCCTTCTCCTAGTCGTTCTCGCGCGCGCCCCCGCCTCCGGCCAGTCCTCCGCAGGAGCTTTCAGCATCCCGGCCGGCTCCGAGGAGGCCACCGTCGTCGCCGACCAGCTCCAGCAAGTCGGGGGCACCTCCGACCTGATGATCGCCATCGGCAACGTGGAGATCGTCCGCGGGCAGACCCGCCTGCTCGCCGACCGGGTCGAGATCAACCGCGACACCGGGCAGGCGATCGCGCAGGGGAAGGTGGTCTTCTACGACGGGCCCGACCGGCTGGTGGGCGAGCGGATCGACTACAACCTGAAGACGGGCACCGGCGTGGTGTACCAGGGCTCCGCGGTCTCGGCGCCCTTCTACCACCTCACCGGTGAGCGGATGGACCGGACCGGGGAGAGCATCTACGAGGTCCGGCGAGGCGCCTTCACCACCTGTGAGGGTGATGACCCGCCCTGGTCGTTCCGGTTCGGCTCGGGAACGGCTGCTCTCGACGATATGGTCTACGGCCGCGACGCCTCGTTCTGGGTCAAGAGCGTCCCGATACTGCCCTGGTTCCCGTACTTCGCCGCCGCCCTGCGGAAGGAGCGGCAGTCCGGCTTCCTCTTCCCCGAGTTCGGACAGTCGAGCCGCCGCGGCTACTTCACCAAGCTTCCCTTCTACTGGGTGATCAACGACAGCCAGGACCTCACGGTCTCGCTCGACACCTTCAGCGCGCGCGGCATCGGTGTCGAGGCGGACTACCGGTACGTCTGGTCGCGGGACCAGCGCGGCACCTTGGGCGCCTTCGGGATCACCGAGATCTTCCGCGGCACTCAGCCCCCCGATATTCCCGAGAACCGGGGCTGGACCGATCTGCGCCACGACTGGCGGATCGCGCCGGGCCTGACCTTCAAGGTGGATTCGCAGGTCACGAGCGACGACCAGATCTACCGAGACTACGCGGACCGCCTGACCGACCGCTCACGGCTCGCGGCGGTGACCAACGTCTCGCTGACCAAGACCTGGACCAACTGGAACCTCCTGGGCCAGGTGCGCTGGTACCAGGACCTCACGACCCTACGTCCCCTCGAGCTGCAGCGCGTGCCCGAGGTCGACCTCGCCGGCGTCCGCCAGCAGGTGCCCGGGGTGCCGTGGCTCCTGTACGAGACGAACGCCTCCTTCGTCAACTTCATCCGGCAGGTGGACGGCCCGGAGGGCGTACGCGCCGACTTCCACCCGCGCTTCTTCGCGCCGATCCCGATCGGCGGCTACCTGACCGTCACCCCGTTCGCGGGCGGCCGTCTCACCTACTACGACCAGCGGGTGACCGGCTTTCACACCGGGTTGGACGGCATCCTGACCCAGGCGTCCGAGTACGATCCGCGCGTGCGCCAGCAGATCGAGGGAGGCGTGGAGCTGCAGAGCAAGGTGGCCCGCGTCTACCAGACGGACGGCTTCGCCGGGATCGCGGCGCTGCAGCATTCGATCGAGCCGCGCGCGCAGTTCATCGAGATCCGCGGATACAACCAGAAGAACATGCCGACGTACGACCCGGGCTACAACACGGGGACGGGCATCGATCCGGGCTACGAGCGGGCGCACGGCATCGACCGGCTCGGCAGGGCCAACGAGGTGACGTACTACCTGACCAACGTGCTGCGAGCCAAGACGGTGGCCGGGCCGGGCCAGGAGGCCGTGCGCTGGGACCTGATGCGGTTCACGCTGAGTCAGACCTACAACTTCAAGCCCATCGATCAGCCGGTCGGCGACCTGTACGCGGACCTGGCGCTCCAGCCCAACCAGCGAATCCGCATCGGCGGCTACGTGCGATACAACATGTACGGGCTGGGGCTCCGGGAGGCGGCGGGGCTGGTCGGGGTGGTGTATCCGCGGTTCTCGGCGGCCTTCGGACCGCGATTCAACGAGCAGGGGCAGAGTGTCACATTGGGCCCGCAGATCGCCCCGGTCGGCCCGCAGCGTACCCTGACCGGCGAGACGCGGATCCGGGTCCTGCAGAACCTGGACATCAAGACAGGTGCGGCGTGGGAGTTCGTCAATGGCACCGACGCGGTCGAGTATCGGGCGGGAATCGACTGGCGCTTCGATTGCTGGTCCCTGTCGGCCCTCTACATCAACCGGCACAACGGCGAGAGCGAGTTCCGCTTCCAGGTGAACCTGCTGGGCGTGGGCCAGGTGGGGACGTCGGCCCGGCCGTTTTAGGAGATCGGAAGCTTTAGAATGCACAACGTAGAGCCCACGGGCGAATCCGTTGGCAATCAACGCG
This portion of the Candidatus Methylomirabilota bacterium genome encodes:
- a CDS encoding glycosyltransferase family 1 protein, producing the protein MRIAIDGHPLIPPRAGIGQYTYHLIRALARLEPAHQYIVMYPRLTRTLRTREVPVFAEKCVRVVSEGRLRFLVFRARRKLRRKLGLTPAVERSLGPYDVYHATNYVFTHSVKRARRVVTIHDMTLMLFPEWHPRARVSSMASEIARSLEIADHVLADSASTRDDIVKHFSIRPERISVVPLAAAQSFKPLPATEVQQVLSDWGLVPDAYLLFMGTIEPRKNLLRLLQAAELAGNRAGPLVLAGADGWRSDEVARRIQSLRRAGRLTYLGYVPDEARPALINGARGFVYPSLYEGFGLPVLEAMACGVPVLASNVSSLPEVVGDAGLMVDPADVDSIAQGMVRLWEDETLRRELSARGLRRAAGFSWEKTARQTLKAYDRA
- the lptD gene encoding LPS assembly protein LptD, producing the protein MGSILALLLVVLARAPASGQSSAGAFSIPAGSEEATVVADQLQQVGGTSDLMIAIGNVEIVRGQTRLLADRVEINRDTGQAIAQGKVVFYDGPDRLVGERIDYNLKTGTGVVYQGSAVSAPFYHLTGERMDRTGESIYEVRRGAFTTCEGDDPPWSFRFGSGTAALDDMVYGRDASFWVKSVPILPWFPYFAAALRKERQSGFLFPEFGQSSRRGYFTKLPFYWVINDSQDLTVSLDTFSARGIGVEADYRYVWSRDQRGTLGAFGITEIFRGTQPPDIPENRGWTDLRHDWRIAPGLTFKVDSQVTSDDQIYRDYADRLTDRSRLAAVTNVSLTKTWTNWNLLGQVRWYQDLTTLRPLELQRVPEVDLAGVRQQVPGVPWLLYETNASFVNFIRQVDGPEGVRADFHPRFFAPIPIGGYLTVTPFAGGRLTYYDQRVTGFHTGLDGILTQASEYDPRVRQQIEGGVELQSKVARVYQTDGFAGIAALQHSIEPRAQFIEIRGYNQKNMPTYDPGYNTGTGIDPGYERAHGIDRLGRANEVTYYLTNVLRAKTVAGPGQEAVRWDLMRFTLSQTYNFKPIDQPVGDLYADLALQPNQRIRIGGYVRYNMYGLGLREAAGLVGVVYPRFSAAFGPRFNEQGQSVTLGPQIAPVGPQRTLTGETRIRVLQNLDIKTGAAWEFVNGTDAVEYRAGIDWRFDCWSLSALYINRHNGESEFRFQVNLLGVGQVGTSARPF